The sequence below is a genomic window from Phoenix dactylifera cultivar Barhee BC4 chromosome 8, palm_55x_up_171113_PBpolish2nd_filt_p, whole genome shotgun sequence.
CTCTGTTCTCTTTATACGGTAGGCTAAATAAATTTACTAGGTAAATCATTTTCTGTAACATATATGATCAGTTACAAGCAACAAGGAAATTGATCTGTGTGTTTTCCAGAGATGAAAAGTCACAGCTTCTCTTGGGTATAAGGCGTGCCAATAGACAACAACCACCTTTATCATCTTCAGTCTTATCTAGTGATAGCATGCATATTGGAATCCTTGCTGCTGCCGCTCATGCTGCTGCAAATAACAGCCCATTCACTATATTTTACAACCCaaggtacttttttttttttttttgaggtatATAATCCAAGTTTGAGGTGAATATTCACAGATTGACATACTAACAGAATTAAACATGGTTAAATAGAGCTAGCCCCTCGGAGTTTGTTATACCTTTCGCCAAATACCATAAAGCAATGTACACCCAAGTGTCTCTTGGCATGCGATTCAGGATGATGTTTGAAACTGAGGAGTCTGGAGTGCGTAGATATATGGGCACAATTACAGGCATCAATGATTTAGATCCAGTGCGGTGGAAAAATTCACAGTGGCGCAATCTTCAGGTCAGGATACGTTGTCACAGAAGTTTGTTATCGCTTGCTGTCACATTAGACATCTGCACACACTGCAATGAGATGAAAATTAATTGGAGAGAAATTCTTGTCCTGTAAACCATCTCCATGGCCCCAcccttcttttattatcttaacTTGGGGTTAATTTTTCCTCCAACCCCTGATAAAATCAGGGATTGAGACCATGCTATAtcaaatattattataaaaaatcaTTCCTAGTGTCTCAGTAAATTTTGCATGTATTAGGTTGGCTGGGATGAATCAACAGCAACTGAGCGGCGGACCCGAGTGTCAATATGGGAGATTGAACCTGTGGCAACTCCTTTCTATATATGTCCACCCCCATTCTTTAAACCCAAGTTCTCTAAACAACCAGGGATGCCAGGTACACTTCATACATTAGCTATCGGCATGTTAATTGTTATTTGGTAATCATATGAAATCTCTGGCTATTGAACCTCACAGTTGTAACAAGACTATATCTAGTTTGGAAAGGTTGTTGGCCAGATTATGCGCATGCCATAATATTGCTTTATACTGCAAAGTTAGCATCTTTCTATTGTTATATGTTTGGACATTTTTTTCCAGTATTCTATCTTATGGCACTTGGATTCTGGCCAGTTATGGTGATTGAACCAAATTATGCCATATGGGTTGACAAATAACTGAGCCAGTTATGGTGTGGTTCTATTTGGAGGGACCTCAGTAGTGGTAGGACTGAATTGTTAAATGTTAAATGCTATTTTCTTGGCTAATGATCTGCTTCAGATTAACTGCCATGAAGgtccttaaaaaaaaatcataacttACCTGTTGAAGGTGGTTTTCCATTAAATTGTGTGTTTGATTGCCTAATGTTCCAGCAGATTCTCACTATAAAGTGGATTATCAAGTTTTATTGACTGCTCGTTGTAGCTCTGGATGGGGCAGGCTTTGATCCAACTGTTCAATCTTTTATAGTTTCATCTATATTAACTCAAGAACAGTTCAATTGCATAACATGACGAGTAAAATATTCGACGTACTAATCCTCTCTCTAAAGGCCTTGCCTGATGCTTATATTCTTCTGCACATACTTACATCTGTccatatttatatatttctttGCAACATCAATTATTCCATGGTATACTTTTTTCATCCTTGACCTCAATTTTACTGACTAATTTATGTCACTTTGCAGACGATAAGATTGAAATTGAGAACACCTTTAACAGGGTGATGCCATGGCTTGGTGATGATTTTGGCTTAAAAGATGCTCAAAGTGCAGTCTTTCCAGGCCTGAGCCTGGTCCAATGGATGGCCGTGCAGCAGAATTCTCAGCTAATGGCACCAGCAGCTCAGTCAACAAACTTCCCTTCCACAGCTGCATCAGTTATGCAAGATGGCCTTGGCACTGAAGACCCAACAAAAATACTAAATTTCCAATCACATGCCTTACCTCCATCATATCTGCAGCCCTGTTCCAAACTAAATCCTCATACTCATCAATTTGATAGATATCATCAACCACCTTTATTATCATCTCAACAGCCATTGCGGCCACAACAACAAATTTCTATtcatcaccaccaccaccagcggcagcagcagcagcagccacCACCAGTGCAACAAAATACTGCCCATCTGATGCAGCTACaccagcaacagcagcaacagCAACAAGCAGAACTGCAGCAGCAACAATTTCAGCAGCAGCAAACACGGCCTGCTGCTAGTCAGGAACTCATTGATCAGCAGCAACAGAAGCAACATCAGCCTATTCGTAGCCAAATTTTACCTCAAACCCAGTTATCAAACCAACTTTTGCGACAGCAACAAGCAGAACTGCAGCAGCAACAATTTCAGCAGCAGCAAACACGACCTGCTGCTAGTCAGGAACTCATTGATCAGCAGCAACAGAAGCAACATCAGCCTATTCGTAGCCAAATTTTACCTCAAACCCAGCTATCAAACCAACTTTTGCAGCCACCTTCATCTAATGTTCAACAACAAGGGTTACCTAAACCAAGCACTCAACATCAGCAAGGTGCTTGTTCTCCCAACCTGGGCTCTCTCCAACCATCATCCTTGCCGCAAATTTTGCAGGTCCAGCAACCAGTAGACCATCAAAATACTCTTTTTCAGCAACAACAGCAACAGTTGCAACAACTAATGCAACCACAGCATCAGCTGCAGCTGCTGCAAAAGCTTCAGGAACAACAATTGATCTCTCAGCTCAGTCCACAGTTACAATCTCAATCATCACAGCAACTAACTCAACAAAACCAGCATTTTCAACAGCAGCAAAATTTGCAGCCGCAGTTAAATGGCACCAACATTCTACCATCTCAACTGAAGCAACTGCAGCAAATGCCCACTATGGATAACAGTAACTACCTCAAACCTCAGTTACCTGCTAGAGCTCATTCTACTCTCAATGAGAACAAAGCCCCATCTTGCTCTACCTCTCCTTCCACTAACTGTCATTCTTCATCAAGCTTAATAAATAGAGTTCAGCAAGGCCCAGCTGTTTTGATTGGAGAGACAGGGGTACCGCATATGGAAATTCTGCTTCAGGAACTTCGAAGCAAGTCAGATGTTCAAGTCAAGCGTGAATTGCACAGCACCAAAGAGCCTGCTCAGCTGCCGAACCAACAT
It includes:
- the LOC103709322 gene encoding LOW QUALITY PROTEIN: auxin response factor 16-like (The sequence of the model RefSeq protein was modified relative to this genomic sequence to represent the inferred CDS: deleted 1 base in 1 codon); translated protein: MKGPGSNGFAENPAEGERKSISSELWHACAGPLVSLPPAGSLVVYFPQGHSEQVAASMQKVTDSMPNYPSLPSKLICVLHNVTLHADAETDEVYAQMTLQPVNKYDREAMLASEMGLKQNKQPTEFFCKTLTASDTSTHGGFSVPRRAAEKIFPPLDYTMQPPAEELIAKDLHDISWTFRHIYRGQPKRHLLTTGWSVFISTKRLVAGDSVLFIRDEKSQLLLGIRRANRQQPPLSSSVLSSDSMHIGILAAAAHAAANNSPFTIFYNPRASPSEFVIPFAKYHKAMYTQVSLGMRFRMMFETEESGVRRYMGTITGINDLDPVRWKNSQWRNLQVGWDESTATERRTRVSIWEIEPVATPFYICPPPFFKPKFSKQPGMPDDKIEIENTFNRVMPWLGDDFGLKDAQSAVFPGLSLVQWMAVQQNSQLMAPAAQSTNFPSTAASVMQDGLGTEDPTKILNFQSHALPPSYLQPCSKLNPHTHQFDRYHQPPLLSSQQPLRPQQQISIHHHHHQRQQQQQPPPVQQNTAHLMQLHQQQQQQQQAELQQQQFQQQQTRPAASQELIDQQQQKQHQPIRSQILPQTQLSNQLLRQQQAELQQQQFQQQQTRPAASQELIDQQQQKQHQPIRSQILPQTQLSNQLLQPPSSNVQQQGLPKPSTQHQQGACSPNLGSLQPSSLPQILQVQQPVDHQNTLFQQQQQQLQQLMQPQHQLQLLQKLQEQQLISQLSPQLQSQSSQQLTQQNQHFQQQQNLQPQLNGTNILPSQLKQLQQMPTMDNSNYLKPQLPARAHSTLNENKAPSCSTSPSTNCHSSSSLINRVQQGPAVLIGETGVPHMEILLQELRSKSDVQVKRELHSTKEPAQLPNQHATVNQLDASSATSFCLDGSAHEGISLPPILDGDVQVDPRDNLLVGTYGDGLMPDALLSRCLGSGKDIQNLLSGYGNQGDVETELSTAAISSQSFGVPHMPFKPGCSSDAAANESGVLNQGFWSGQPQRMRTYTKVQKRGAVGRSIDITRYKGYGELQHDLACMFGIEGQLEDPHRTDWKLVYVDHENDILLVGDDPWEEFVNCVQSIKILSAAEVQQMSLDGDLSNIPVQNQACSGSDNNGDLWRGQFDDTSAFSIHR